A window of Vigna radiata var. radiata cultivar VC1973A unplaced genomic scaffold, Vradiata_ver6 scaffold_187, whole genome shotgun sequence contains these coding sequences:
- the LOC106778809 gene encoding uncharacterized protein LOC106778809, giving the protein MENLRRHFRKKKDSYSVIGRVKRNGHCKKHPKHNQSPGVCSLCLREKLAQLSSYNSRPTPSSIASSTSSSSSLSSYSSSYYSSASSSSSASPMHCFCFAAEAKSSSSSLSVFLLSGNHGMIKGKCTSLDIVQRRDYEDGADGNHRNACKSRFWFKLLNCNSKRMKKYDREDNDKLVHSVSIKV; this is encoded by the coding sequence ATGGAAAACCTAAGACGACATTTCCGCAAGAAAAAAGACAGCTACAGTGTGATTGGCCGCGTGAAGCGCAATGGCCACTGCAAGAAGCACCCCAAACACAACCAATCACCCGGTGTCTGTTCTCTTTGCTTGAGGGAAAAGCTTGCTCAGTTATCTTCTTATAACTCACGTCCAACACCCTCTTCTATTGCTTCTtcaacctcttcttcttcttctctttcttcttattCCTCATCCTATTACTCctcagcttcttcttcttccagtgCTTCTCCAATGCATTGCTTCTGTTTCGCTGCGGAGGCAAAGAGTAGCTCTTCTTCGCTCTCTGTCTTTCTTCTCAGTGGTAACCATGGAATGATAAAGGGTAAGTGTACCTCATTGGATATTGTtcaaagaagagattatgaagATGGTGCCGACGGTAATCATAGGAATGCCTGCAAAAGTAGATTTTGGTTTAAGTTACTTAACTGTAATAgcaaaagaatgaagaaatatgACAGAGAAGATAATGATAAACTCGTTCATTCTGTGTCTATAAAAGTATGA